The following coding sequences are from one Lolium rigidum isolate FL_2022 chromosome 6, APGP_CSIRO_Lrig_0.1, whole genome shotgun sequence window:
- the LOC124660278 gene encoding uncharacterized protein LOC124660278: MMLPECKRIPSCTAFTGYASPPMVSSMPGHGCWMVAPASTPDFYSWASSRHCSIVLQCRDPVVPDRHDAPQKSHLFPHVLMCSTLDNSQNMQVLNYMKKTKLLFPFVILCLARRTAEGRGGAQAGGGRCIRKRCGEVLRFLLWIDYEVNGTFQAQEHAGSTLFTISSHVKEHGSLRWACCMVLLCTSLLLESGGKALWLLPRIHYRVYRVVSSCKSLRPLYCQQPEYACAQLDEEIYSCCCHP, encoded by the exons ATGATGCTGCCCGAGTGTAAAAGAATACCATCTTGCACAGCTTTTACTGGCTATGCGTCTCCACCGATGGTGTCATCAATGCCTGGGCATGGGTGCTGGATGGTGGCACCTGCATCAACGCCCGACTTCTACAGCTGGGCCAGTTCAAG GCACTGTTCCATTGTTCTTCAATGCAGAGATCCTGTTGTGCCCGACCGCCATGACGCTCCGCAAAAAAGTCATCTTTTTCCCCATGTTCTGATGTGCTCTACTCTAGACAA CAGCCAGAATATGCAAGTGCTCAATTACATGAAGAAAACTAAGCTGCTGTTTCCATTCGTGATACTTTGCCTAGCACGGCGGACGGCTGAGGGACGAGGAGGAGCTCAAGCGGGAGGAGGCAGGTGCATCCGCAAGCGCTGTGGGGAGGTGCTCCGGTTTCTGCTGTGGATTGACTACGAG GTGAATGGAACTTTCCAAGCCCAAGAGCATGCTGGTAGTACTCTGTTCACAATTTCTTCCCATGTTAAAGAGCATGGTTCATTGAGATGGGCTTGTTGCATGGTGCTGCTCTGTACTTCATTGCTACTAGAGAG TGGCGGGAAGGCGCTCTGGTTGCTGCCGCGGATCCACTACAGGGTCTACAGAGTCGTTTCTTCCTGCAAGTCTCTGAGGCCCCTCTATTGCCAG CAGCCAGAGTATGCATGTGCTCAATTAGATGAAGAAATCTATAGTTGTTGCTGCCATCCGTGA